A genomic region of Mus musculus strain C57BL/6J chromosome 7, GRCm38.p6 C57BL/6J contains the following coding sequences:
- the Prc1 gene encoding protein regulator of cytokinesis 1 isoform 10 (isoform 10 is encoded by transcript variant 10) produces the protein MRKQKKERKQELKLLQEQEQELRDILCMPPCDVDSTSVPTLEELKLFRQRVATLRETKESRREEFVNIKKQIILCMEELEHSPDTSFERDVVCEDESAFCLSLENIATLQKLLKQLEMKKSQNEAECEGLRTQIRELWDRLQIPEEEREPVEAIMTGSKTKIRNALKLEVDRLEELKMQNIKQVIEKIRVELAQFWDQCFYSQEQRQAFAPYYSEDYTENLLHLHDAEIVRLRNYYDVHKELFQGVQKWEESWKLFLEFERKASDPGRFTNRGGNLLKEEKERAKLQKTLPKLEEELKARIEQWEQEHSTAFVVNGQKFMEYVTEQWELHRLEKERAKQERQLKNKKQTEAEMLYGSTPRTPSKRPGQTPKKSGKVRKMNTTTMSSATPNSSIRPVFGGSVYRSPMSRLPPSGSKSVVTSLCSGKKTPRAAQLRANKENLDLNGSILSARTFKGFQI, from the exons atgagaaaacagaaaaaggagagaaagcaggaactgaagctacTTCAGGAACAGGAGCAAGAACTCCGTGACATCCTCTGTATGCCGCCCTGTGATGTGGACAGCACCTCTGTCCCCACCTTAGAAGAGCTGAAGCTATTCCGACAGCGTGTGGCAACGCTGAGGGAGACAAAG gaatcGAGGCGTGAAGAATTTGTCAACATTAAGAAACAAATCATATTGTGTATGGAAGAATTAGAACACTCTCCAGATACAAGCTTTGAAAGAGATGTGGTGTGTGAAGATGAAAGTGCTTTTTGTTTATCACTGGAGAACATTGCAACATTACAGAAGTTGCTGAAGCAG ctggaaatgaaaaaatcacaaaatgaagCAGAATGTGAGGGGCTCCGCACTCAAATCCGAGAGCTCTGGGATAGGTTACAAATAcctgaagaagagagagagcctGTGGAGGCAATTATGACTGGATCAAAAACCAAAATCAGGAATGCG CTGAAATTAGAAGTGGATCGGTTAGAAGAACTGAAAATGCAAAACATAAAGCAAGTGATTGAGAAAATCCGAGTGGAGCTGGCTCAATTCTGGGACCAGTGTTTTTATAGCCAGGAACAGAGGCAGGCTTTTGCCCCTTACTATTCTG aggactacacagaaaacctGCTCCATCTTCATGATGCCGAGATTGTACGGTTAAGAAACTACTATGACGTTCACAAGGAGCTGTTCCAAGGCGTCCAGAAGTGGGAAGAGAGCTGGAAACTTTTCCTAGAGTTTGAG agAAAAGCTTCAGATCCAGGTCGATTTACAAACCGAGggggaaatcttttaaaagaagaaaaggaacgaGCAAAGCTCCAGAAAACACTCCCTAAG CTGGAAGAGGAGTTGAAAGCACGGATTGAACAGTGGGAACAGGAGCACTCAACAGCATTTGTGGTGAATGGGCAGAAATTCATGGAGTATGTTACAGAACAGTGGGAATTACATCGGCTGGAGAAAGAGCGAGCCAAACAGGAGAGG CAACTGAAGAACAAgaaacagacagaggcagagatgctGTATGGCAGTACTCCCCGGACACCTAGCAAAAGACCAGGACAGACGCCCAAGAAGTCTGGCAAAGTACGCAAG ATGAACACTACCACCATGTCTAGTGCTACACCCAACAGTAGCATTCGGCCTGTCTTTGGTGGATCAGTGTACCGGTCACCTATGTCTCGACTACCCCCTTCTGGCAGCAAG TCAGTTGTCACTTCTCTGTGTTCTGGAAAGAAAACACCTCGAGCTGCCCAGCTTAGGGCCAACAAGGAGAACTTGGACCTCAATGGCAGCATCCTGAGCG CGAGAACTTTCAAAGGCTTCCAGATCTGA
- the Prc1 gene encoding protein regulator of cytokinesis 1 isoform 4 (isoform 4 is encoded by transcript variant 4), translating into MRRSEVLADESITCLQKALTHLREIWELIGIPEEQRLQRTEVVKKHIKDLLDRMIAEEESLRERLLKSISICQKELSTLCSELQVKPFQEEKDTTILQLEKDLRTQVELMRKQKKERKQELKLLQEQEQELRDILCMPPCDVDSTSVPTLEELKLFRQRVATLRETKESRREEFVNIKKQIILCMEELEHSPDTSFERDVVCEDESAFCLSLENIATLQKLLKQLEMKKSQNEAECEGLRTQIRELWDRLQIPEEEREPVEAIMTGSKTKIRNALKLEVDRLEELKMQNIKQVIEKIRVELAQFWDQCFYSQEQRQAFAPYYSEDYTENLLHLHDAEIVRLRNYYDVHKELFQGVQKWEESWKLFLEFERKASDPGRFTNRGGNLLKEEKERAKLQKTLPKLEEELKARIEQWEQEHSTAFVVNGQKFMEYVTEQWELHRLEKERAKQERQLKNKKQTEAEMLYGSTPRTPSKRPGQTPKKSGKVRKMNTTTMSSATPNSSIRPVFGGSVYRSPMSRLPPSGSKSVVTSLCSGKKTPRAAQLRANKENLDLNGSILSGGYPGSTPLQHNCSIKSVASTYSEFSKDPSLSDSSTVGLQRELSKASRSDATSRILNSTNIQS; encoded by the exons ATGAGGAGAAG TGAGGTGCTAGCAGATGAGTCTATCACATGCCTGCAGAAAGCTCTAACTCACCTCCGGGAAATATGGGAACTAATTGGGATTCCAGAGGAGCAGAGGCTACAAAGAACCGAGGTTGTAAAGAAGCATATAAAG GATCTTCTGGATAGAATGATTGCTGAAGaggagagcctgagggaaaggctgCTCAAAAGCATATCCATCTGTCAGAAGGAGCTGAGTACCCTGTGCAGTGAGCTACAAGTGAAGCCATTTCAG GAAGAAAAAGATACAACCATCTTGCAACTAGAAAAAGATTTGCGCACTCAAGTAGAATtgatgagaaaacagaaaaaggagagaaagcaggaactgaagctacTTCAGGAACAGGAGCAAGAACTCCGTGACATCCTCTGTATGCCGCCCTGTGATGTGGACAGCACCTCTGTCCCCACCTTAGAAGAGCTGAAGCTATTCCGACAGCGTGTGGCAACGCTGAGGGAGACAAAG gaatcGAGGCGTGAAGAATTTGTCAACATTAAGAAACAAATCATATTGTGTATGGAAGAATTAGAACACTCTCCAGATACAAGCTTTGAAAGAGATGTGGTGTGTGAAGATGAAAGTGCTTTTTGTTTATCACTGGAGAACATTGCAACATTACAGAAGTTGCTGAAGCAG ctggaaatgaaaaaatcacaaaatgaagCAGAATGTGAGGGGCTCCGCACTCAAATCCGAGAGCTCTGGGATAGGTTACAAATAcctgaagaagagagagagcctGTGGAGGCAATTATGACTGGATCAAAAACCAAAATCAGGAATGCG CTGAAATTAGAAGTGGATCGGTTAGAAGAACTGAAAATGCAAAACATAAAGCAAGTGATTGAGAAAATCCGAGTGGAGCTGGCTCAATTCTGGGACCAGTGTTTTTATAGCCAGGAACAGAGGCAGGCTTTTGCCCCTTACTATTCTG aggactacacagaaaacctGCTCCATCTTCATGATGCCGAGATTGTACGGTTAAGAAACTACTATGACGTTCACAAGGAGCTGTTCCAAGGCGTCCAGAAGTGGGAAGAGAGCTGGAAACTTTTCCTAGAGTTTGAG agAAAAGCTTCAGATCCAGGTCGATTTACAAACCGAGggggaaatcttttaaaagaagaaaaggaacgaGCAAAGCTCCAGAAAACACTCCCTAAG CTGGAAGAGGAGTTGAAAGCACGGATTGAACAGTGGGAACAGGAGCACTCAACAGCATTTGTGGTGAATGGGCAGAAATTCATGGAGTATGTTACAGAACAGTGGGAATTACATCGGCTGGAGAAAGAGCGAGCCAAACAGGAGAGG CAACTGAAGAACAAgaaacagacagaggcagagatgctGTATGGCAGTACTCCCCGGACACCTAGCAAAAGACCAGGACAGACGCCCAAGAAGTCTGGCAAAGTACGCAAG ATGAACACTACCACCATGTCTAGTGCTACACCCAACAGTAGCATTCGGCCTGTCTTTGGTGGATCAGTGTACCGGTCACCTATGTCTCGACTACCCCCTTCTGGCAGCAAG TCAGTTGTCACTTCTCTGTGTTCTGGAAAGAAAACACCTCGAGCTGCCCAGCTTAGGGCCAACAAGGAGAACTTGGACCTCAATGGCAGCATCCTGAGCGGTGGGTACCCTGGCTCGACGCCCCTCCAGCACAACTGCAGCATTAAGTCTGTTGCCAGCACCTATTCTGAGTTTTCG AAGGACCCGTCCCTCTCTGACAGCTCCACTGTTGGGCTTCAG CGAGAACTTTCAAAGGCTTCCAGATCTGATGCTACGTCTCGAATCCTCAATTCAACCAACATCCAGTCCTGA
- the Prc1 gene encoding protein regulator of cytokinesis 1 isoform 6 (isoform 6 is encoded by transcript variant 6) yields MIAEEESLRERLLKSISICQKELSTLCSELQVKPFQEEKDTTILQLEKDLRTQVELMRKQKKERKQELKLLQEQEQELRDILCMPPCDVDSTSVPTLEELKLFRQRVATLRETKESRREEFVNIKKQIILCMEELEHSPDTSFERDVVCEDESAFCLSLENIATLQKLLKQLEMKKSQNEAECEGLRTQIRELWDRLQIPEEEREPVEAIMTGSKTKIRNALKLEVDRLEELKMQNIKQVIEKIRVELAQFWDQCFYSQEQRQAFAPYYSEDYTENLLHLHDAEIVRLRNYYDVHKELFQGVQKWEESWKLFLEFERKASDPGRFTNRGGNLLKEEKERAKLQKTLPKLEEELKARIEQWEQEHSTAFVVNGQKFMEYVTEQWELHRLEKERAKQERQLKNKKQTEAEMLYGSTPRTPSKRPGQTPKKSGKVRKMNTTTMSSATPNSSIRPVFGGSVYRSPMSRLPPSGSKSVVTSLCSGKKTPRAAQLRANKENLDLNGSILSARTFKGFQI; encoded by the exons ATGATTGCTGAAGaggagagcctgagggaaaggctgCTCAAAAGCATATCCATCTGTCAGAAGGAGCTGAGTACCCTGTGCAGTGAGCTACAAGTGAAGCCATTTCAG GAAGAAAAAGATACAACCATCTTGCAACTAGAAAAAGATTTGCGCACTCAAGTAGAATtgatgagaaaacagaaaaaggagagaaagcaggaactgaagctacTTCAGGAACAGGAGCAAGAACTCCGTGACATCCTCTGTATGCCGCCCTGTGATGTGGACAGCACCTCTGTCCCCACCTTAGAAGAGCTGAAGCTATTCCGACAGCGTGTGGCAACGCTGAGGGAGACAAAG gaatcGAGGCGTGAAGAATTTGTCAACATTAAGAAACAAATCATATTGTGTATGGAAGAATTAGAACACTCTCCAGATACAAGCTTTGAAAGAGATGTGGTGTGTGAAGATGAAAGTGCTTTTTGTTTATCACTGGAGAACATTGCAACATTACAGAAGTTGCTGAAGCAG ctggaaatgaaaaaatcacaaaatgaagCAGAATGTGAGGGGCTCCGCACTCAAATCCGAGAGCTCTGGGATAGGTTACAAATAcctgaagaagagagagagcctGTGGAGGCAATTATGACTGGATCAAAAACCAAAATCAGGAATGCG CTGAAATTAGAAGTGGATCGGTTAGAAGAACTGAAAATGCAAAACATAAAGCAAGTGATTGAGAAAATCCGAGTGGAGCTGGCTCAATTCTGGGACCAGTGTTTTTATAGCCAGGAACAGAGGCAGGCTTTTGCCCCTTACTATTCTG aggactacacagaaaacctGCTCCATCTTCATGATGCCGAGATTGTACGGTTAAGAAACTACTATGACGTTCACAAGGAGCTGTTCCAAGGCGTCCAGAAGTGGGAAGAGAGCTGGAAACTTTTCCTAGAGTTTGAG agAAAAGCTTCAGATCCAGGTCGATTTACAAACCGAGggggaaatcttttaaaagaagaaaaggaacgaGCAAAGCTCCAGAAAACACTCCCTAAG CTGGAAGAGGAGTTGAAAGCACGGATTGAACAGTGGGAACAGGAGCACTCAACAGCATTTGTGGTGAATGGGCAGAAATTCATGGAGTATGTTACAGAACAGTGGGAATTACATCGGCTGGAGAAAGAGCGAGCCAAACAGGAGAGG CAACTGAAGAACAAgaaacagacagaggcagagatgctGTATGGCAGTACTCCCCGGACACCTAGCAAAAGACCAGGACAGACGCCCAAGAAGTCTGGCAAAGTACGCAAG ATGAACACTACCACCATGTCTAGTGCTACACCCAACAGTAGCATTCGGCCTGTCTTTGGTGGATCAGTGTACCGGTCACCTATGTCTCGACTACCCCCTTCTGGCAGCAAG TCAGTTGTCACTTCTCTGTGTTCTGGAAAGAAAACACCTCGAGCTGCCCAGCTTAGGGCCAACAAGGAGAACTTGGACCTCAATGGCAGCATCCTGAGCG CGAGAACTTTCAAAGGCTTCCAGATCTGA
- the Prc1 gene encoding protein regulator of cytokinesis 1 isoform 2 (isoform 2 is encoded by transcript variant 2), protein MRRSEVLADESITCLQKALTHLREIWELIGIPEEQRLQRTEVVKKHIKDLLDRMIAEEESLRERLLKSISICQKELSTLCSELQVKPFQEEKDTTILQLEKDLRTQVELMRKQKKERKQELKLLQEQEQELRDILCMPPCDVDSTSVPTLEELKLFRQRVATLRETKESRREEFVNIKKQIILCMEELEHSPDTSFERDVVCEDESAFCLSLENIATLQKLLKQLEMKKSQNEAECEGLRTQIRELWDRLQIPEEEREPVEAIMTGSKTKIRNALKLEVDRLEELKMQNIKQVIEKIRVELAQFWDQCFYSQEQRQAFAPYYSEDYTENLLHLHDAEIVRLRNYYDVHKELFQGVQKWEESWKLFLEFERKASDPGRFTNRGGNLLKEEKERAKLQKTLPKLEEELKARIEQWEQEHSTAFVVNGQKFMEYVTEQWELHRLEKERAKQERQLKNKKQTEAEMLYGSTPRTPSKRPGQTPKKSGKMNTTTMSSATPNSSIRPVFGGSVYRSPMSRLPPSGSKSVVTSLCSGKKTPRAAQLRANKENLDLNGSILSGGYPGSTPLQHNCSIKSVASTYSEFSRELSKASRSDATSRILNSTNIQS, encoded by the exons ATGAGGAGAAG TGAGGTGCTAGCAGATGAGTCTATCACATGCCTGCAGAAAGCTCTAACTCACCTCCGGGAAATATGGGAACTAATTGGGATTCCAGAGGAGCAGAGGCTACAAAGAACCGAGGTTGTAAAGAAGCATATAAAG GATCTTCTGGATAGAATGATTGCTGAAGaggagagcctgagggaaaggctgCTCAAAAGCATATCCATCTGTCAGAAGGAGCTGAGTACCCTGTGCAGTGAGCTACAAGTGAAGCCATTTCAG GAAGAAAAAGATACAACCATCTTGCAACTAGAAAAAGATTTGCGCACTCAAGTAGAATtgatgagaaaacagaaaaaggagagaaagcaggaactgaagctacTTCAGGAACAGGAGCAAGAACTCCGTGACATCCTCTGTATGCCGCCCTGTGATGTGGACAGCACCTCTGTCCCCACCTTAGAAGAGCTGAAGCTATTCCGACAGCGTGTGGCAACGCTGAGGGAGACAAAG gaatcGAGGCGTGAAGAATTTGTCAACATTAAGAAACAAATCATATTGTGTATGGAAGAATTAGAACACTCTCCAGATACAAGCTTTGAAAGAGATGTGGTGTGTGAAGATGAAAGTGCTTTTTGTTTATCACTGGAGAACATTGCAACATTACAGAAGTTGCTGAAGCAG ctggaaatgaaaaaatcacaaaatgaagCAGAATGTGAGGGGCTCCGCACTCAAATCCGAGAGCTCTGGGATAGGTTACAAATAcctgaagaagagagagagcctGTGGAGGCAATTATGACTGGATCAAAAACCAAAATCAGGAATGCG CTGAAATTAGAAGTGGATCGGTTAGAAGAACTGAAAATGCAAAACATAAAGCAAGTGATTGAGAAAATCCGAGTGGAGCTGGCTCAATTCTGGGACCAGTGTTTTTATAGCCAGGAACAGAGGCAGGCTTTTGCCCCTTACTATTCTG aggactacacagaaaacctGCTCCATCTTCATGATGCCGAGATTGTACGGTTAAGAAACTACTATGACGTTCACAAGGAGCTGTTCCAAGGCGTCCAGAAGTGGGAAGAGAGCTGGAAACTTTTCCTAGAGTTTGAG agAAAAGCTTCAGATCCAGGTCGATTTACAAACCGAGggggaaatcttttaaaagaagaaaaggaacgaGCAAAGCTCCAGAAAACACTCCCTAAG CTGGAAGAGGAGTTGAAAGCACGGATTGAACAGTGGGAACAGGAGCACTCAACAGCATTTGTGGTGAATGGGCAGAAATTCATGGAGTATGTTACAGAACAGTGGGAATTACATCGGCTGGAGAAAGAGCGAGCCAAACAGGAGAGG CAACTGAAGAACAAgaaacagacagaggcagagatgctGTATGGCAGTACTCCCCGGACACCTAGCAAAAGACCAGGACAGACGCCCAAGAAGTCTGGCAAA ATGAACACTACCACCATGTCTAGTGCTACACCCAACAGTAGCATTCGGCCTGTCTTTGGTGGATCAGTGTACCGGTCACCTATGTCTCGACTACCCCCTTCTGGCAGCAAG TCAGTTGTCACTTCTCTGTGTTCTGGAAAGAAAACACCTCGAGCTGCCCAGCTTAGGGCCAACAAGGAGAACTTGGACCTCAATGGCAGCATCCTGAGCGGTGGGTACCCTGGCTCGACGCCCCTCCAGCACAACTGCAGCATTAAGTCTGTTGCCAGCACCTATTCTGAGTTTTCG CGAGAACTTTCAAAGGCTTCCAGATCTGATGCTACGTCTCGAATCCTCAATTCAACCAACATCCAGTCCTGA
- the Prc1 gene encoding protein regulator of cytokinesis 1 isoform 7 (isoform 7 is encoded by transcript variant 7), producing the protein MRRSEVLADESITCLQKALTHLREIWELIGIPEEQRLQRTEVVKKHIKDLLDRMIAEEESLRERLLKSISICQKELSTLCSELQVKPFQEEKDTTILQLEKDLRTQVELMRKQKKERKQELKLLQEQEQELRDILCMPPCDVDSTSVPTLEELKLFRQRVATLRETKESRREEFVNIKKQIILCMEELEHSPDTSFERDVVCEDESAFCLSLENIATLQKLLKQLEMKKSQNEAECEGLRTQIRELWDRLQIPEEEREPVEAIMTGSKTKIRNALKLEVDRLEELKMQNIKQVIEKIRVELAQFWDQCFYSQEQRQAFAPYYSEDYTENLLHLHDAEIVRLRNYYDVHKELFQGVQKWEESWKLFLEFELEEELKARIEQWEQEHSTAFVVNGQKFMEYVTEQWELHRLEKERAKQERQLKNKKQTEAEMLYGSTPRTPSKRPGQTPKKSGKVRKMNTTTMSSATPNSSIRPVFGGSVYRSPMSRLPPSGSKSVVTSLCSGKKTPRAAQLRANKENLDLNGSILSARTFKGFQI; encoded by the exons ATGAGGAGAAG TGAGGTGCTAGCAGATGAGTCTATCACATGCCTGCAGAAAGCTCTAACTCACCTCCGGGAAATATGGGAACTAATTGGGATTCCAGAGGAGCAGAGGCTACAAAGAACCGAGGTTGTAAAGAAGCATATAAAG GATCTTCTGGATAGAATGATTGCTGAAGaggagagcctgagggaaaggctgCTCAAAAGCATATCCATCTGTCAGAAGGAGCTGAGTACCCTGTGCAGTGAGCTACAAGTGAAGCCATTTCAG GAAGAAAAAGATACAACCATCTTGCAACTAGAAAAAGATTTGCGCACTCAAGTAGAATtgatgagaaaacagaaaaaggagagaaagcaggaactgaagctacTTCAGGAACAGGAGCAAGAACTCCGTGACATCCTCTGTATGCCGCCCTGTGATGTGGACAGCACCTCTGTCCCCACCTTAGAAGAGCTGAAGCTATTCCGACAGCGTGTGGCAACGCTGAGGGAGACAAAG gaatcGAGGCGTGAAGAATTTGTCAACATTAAGAAACAAATCATATTGTGTATGGAAGAATTAGAACACTCTCCAGATACAAGCTTTGAAAGAGATGTGGTGTGTGAAGATGAAAGTGCTTTTTGTTTATCACTGGAGAACATTGCAACATTACAGAAGTTGCTGAAGCAG ctggaaatgaaaaaatcacaaaatgaagCAGAATGTGAGGGGCTCCGCACTCAAATCCGAGAGCTCTGGGATAGGTTACAAATAcctgaagaagagagagagcctGTGGAGGCAATTATGACTGGATCAAAAACCAAAATCAGGAATGCG CTGAAATTAGAAGTGGATCGGTTAGAAGAACTGAAAATGCAAAACATAAAGCAAGTGATTGAGAAAATCCGAGTGGAGCTGGCTCAATTCTGGGACCAGTGTTTTTATAGCCAGGAACAGAGGCAGGCTTTTGCCCCTTACTATTCTG aggactacacagaaaacctGCTCCATCTTCATGATGCCGAGATTGTACGGTTAAGAAACTACTATGACGTTCACAAGGAGCTGTTCCAAGGCGTCCAGAAGTGGGAAGAGAGCTGGAAACTTTTCCTAGAGTTTGAG CTGGAAGAGGAGTTGAAAGCACGGATTGAACAGTGGGAACAGGAGCACTCAACAGCATTTGTGGTGAATGGGCAGAAATTCATGGAGTATGTTACAGAACAGTGGGAATTACATCGGCTGGAGAAAGAGCGAGCCAAACAGGAGAGG CAACTGAAGAACAAgaaacagacagaggcagagatgctGTATGGCAGTACTCCCCGGACACCTAGCAAAAGACCAGGACAGACGCCCAAGAAGTCTGGCAAAGTACGCAAG ATGAACACTACCACCATGTCTAGTGCTACACCCAACAGTAGCATTCGGCCTGTCTTTGGTGGATCAGTGTACCGGTCACCTATGTCTCGACTACCCCCTTCTGGCAGCAAG TCAGTTGTCACTTCTCTGTGTTCTGGAAAGAAAACACCTCGAGCTGCCCAGCTTAGGGCCAACAAGGAGAACTTGGACCTCAATGGCAGCATCCTGAGCG CGAGAACTTTCAAAGGCTTCCAGATCTGA
- the Prc1 gene encoding protein regulator of cytokinesis 1 isoform 5 (isoform 5 is encoded by transcript variant 5), whose translation MRRSEVLADESITCLQKALTHLREIWELIGIPEEQRLQRTEVVKKHIKDLLDRMIAEEESLRERLLKSISICQKELSTLCSELQVKPFQEEKDTTILQLEKDLRTQVELMRKQKKERKQELKLLQEQEQELRDILCMPPCDVDSTSVPTLEELKLFRQRVATLRETKESRREEFVNIKKQIILCMEELEHSPDTSFERDVVCEDESAFCLSLENIATLQKLLKQLEMKKSQNEAECEGLRTQIRELWDRLQIPEEEREPVEAIMTGSKTKIRNALKLEVDRLEELKMQNIKQVIEKIRVELAQFWDQCFYSQEQRQAFAPYYSEDYTENLLHLHDAEIVRLRNYYDVHKELFQGVQKWEESWKLFLEFERKASDPGRFTNRGGNLLKEEKERAKLQKTLPKLEEELKARIEQWEQEHSTAFVVNGQKFMEYVTEQWELHRLEKERAKQERQLKNKKQTEAEMLYGSTPRTPSKRPGQTPKKSGKVRKMNTTTMSSATPNSSIRPVFGGSVYRSPMSRLPPSGSKSVVTSLCSGKKTPRAAQLRANKENLDLNGSILSEGPVPL comes from the exons ATGAGGAGAAG TGAGGTGCTAGCAGATGAGTCTATCACATGCCTGCAGAAAGCTCTAACTCACCTCCGGGAAATATGGGAACTAATTGGGATTCCAGAGGAGCAGAGGCTACAAAGAACCGAGGTTGTAAAGAAGCATATAAAG GATCTTCTGGATAGAATGATTGCTGAAGaggagagcctgagggaaaggctgCTCAAAAGCATATCCATCTGTCAGAAGGAGCTGAGTACCCTGTGCAGTGAGCTACAAGTGAAGCCATTTCAG GAAGAAAAAGATACAACCATCTTGCAACTAGAAAAAGATTTGCGCACTCAAGTAGAATtgatgagaaaacagaaaaaggagagaaagcaggaactgaagctacTTCAGGAACAGGAGCAAGAACTCCGTGACATCCTCTGTATGCCGCCCTGTGATGTGGACAGCACCTCTGTCCCCACCTTAGAAGAGCTGAAGCTATTCCGACAGCGTGTGGCAACGCTGAGGGAGACAAAG gaatcGAGGCGTGAAGAATTTGTCAACATTAAGAAACAAATCATATTGTGTATGGAAGAATTAGAACACTCTCCAGATACAAGCTTTGAAAGAGATGTGGTGTGTGAAGATGAAAGTGCTTTTTGTTTATCACTGGAGAACATTGCAACATTACAGAAGTTGCTGAAGCAG ctggaaatgaaaaaatcacaaaatgaagCAGAATGTGAGGGGCTCCGCACTCAAATCCGAGAGCTCTGGGATAGGTTACAAATAcctgaagaagagagagagcctGTGGAGGCAATTATGACTGGATCAAAAACCAAAATCAGGAATGCG CTGAAATTAGAAGTGGATCGGTTAGAAGAACTGAAAATGCAAAACATAAAGCAAGTGATTGAGAAAATCCGAGTGGAGCTGGCTCAATTCTGGGACCAGTGTTTTTATAGCCAGGAACAGAGGCAGGCTTTTGCCCCTTACTATTCTG aggactacacagaaaacctGCTCCATCTTCATGATGCCGAGATTGTACGGTTAAGAAACTACTATGACGTTCACAAGGAGCTGTTCCAAGGCGTCCAGAAGTGGGAAGAGAGCTGGAAACTTTTCCTAGAGTTTGAG agAAAAGCTTCAGATCCAGGTCGATTTACAAACCGAGggggaaatcttttaaaagaagaaaaggaacgaGCAAAGCTCCAGAAAACACTCCCTAAG CTGGAAGAGGAGTTGAAAGCACGGATTGAACAGTGGGAACAGGAGCACTCAACAGCATTTGTGGTGAATGGGCAGAAATTCATGGAGTATGTTACAGAACAGTGGGAATTACATCGGCTGGAGAAAGAGCGAGCCAAACAGGAGAGG CAACTGAAGAACAAgaaacagacagaggcagagatgctGTATGGCAGTACTCCCCGGACACCTAGCAAAAGACCAGGACAGACGCCCAAGAAGTCTGGCAAAGTACGCAAG ATGAACACTACCACCATGTCTAGTGCTACACCCAACAGTAGCATTCGGCCTGTCTTTGGTGGATCAGTGTACCGGTCACCTATGTCTCGACTACCCCCTTCTGGCAGCAAG TCAGTTGTCACTTCTCTGTGTTCTGGAAAGAAAACACCTCGAGCTGCCCAGCTTAGGGCCAACAAGGAGAACTTGGACCTCAATGGCAGCATCCTGAGCG AAGGACCCGTCCCTCTCTGA